A stretch of the Candidatus Micrarchaeota archaeon genome encodes the following:
- a CDS encoding Lrp/AsnC family transcriptional regulator — protein MANNNTGFRGNGRAKFKRMEGKSYNFYLVHPPQDADANLLARQLMSIKNVEEVFVTDGDYGFVVKARNGVGEPDDACEYISRKLGCGLVKATSHYQYRKWPGHTVLVP, from the coding sequence ATGGCTAACAACAATACCGGTTTTAGGGGCAACGGCCGTGCCAAGTTCAAGCGCATGGAAGGCAAATCCTACAATTTCTACCTTGTGCACCCTCCACAAGATGCCGATGCAAACCTTCTCGCGAGGCAGCTGATGAGCATAAAGAACGTAGAGGAGGTCTTTGTCACGGACGGGGATTACGGCTTCGTTGTCAAGGCTCGGAATGGTGTTGGCGAGCCTGACGATGCATGCGAATACATTTCAAGGAAGCTGGGCTGCGGCCTTGTCAAAGCTACAAGCCACTACCAGTACAGGAAATGGCCGGGTCATACCGTTTTGGTACCGTAA
- a CDS encoding Lrp/AsnC family transcriptional regulator: MITLPAKVKSTFLKLKRANGKYVEIKHIKKYFFAYQSTSRWSKEKRKPIKVTSYLGRITNKGQFIPAKKRKPRNISQQIATESLMEQPILDAGQKTLENVTKDVKRYKHESTLLTALSMNGRISMSVLGRMVGIKETAVSLQVKKLEKKYGIKYMAEIDITKLGYIQFLITVKFLDEFPKTEELKSVLINDVRIQLAFLTKGDFDLMMYALAKSIEEISFLLIELREKFDYRATWNAAPVFEDYGYIPIRNEFIDYIKSELLSREYAVLKELRKNGKIDFTEIDNIYGFDKGRSQYSYYRLKERGAIKRITISMNYLPIRYIAAIFEDIVNGKQFKINREKVLRDIVSNTPFQINKYLLIDDTINPKGILLYLPIFNDGDLETAIENFALMNIGTINRTVIITSLLLGEFCFRSFDNVYSIQEEILIKEYKLNYPPKIDYEETGRIKKERKKYKTDIRGLKPEN; the protein is encoded by the coding sequence ATGATAACACTGCCAGCTAAGGTAAAATCAACATTCCTGAAGCTAAAAAGGGCCAATGGAAAGTATGTCGAAATAAAACACATCAAGAAATACTTCTTTGCCTACCAGTCGACAAGCAGGTGGAGCAAGGAAAAGAGGAAGCCCATAAAGGTGACATCTTACTTGGGCAGGATAACAAATAAGGGGCAATTCATACCAGCAAAAAAAAGAAAACCAAGGAACATTTCACAGCAGATTGCTACAGAGTCGTTGATGGAACAACCGATTTTAGATGCAGGTCAAAAAACTTTAGAAAATGTAACAAAGGATGTGAAAAGATACAAACACGAATCTACTTTACTTACTGCACTTAGCATGAATGGAAGAATATCTATGTCTGTACTCGGAAGAATGGTGGGTATTAAAGAGACCGCAGTATCTTTGCAGGTCAAAAAACTAGAAAAAAAATATGGAATAAAGTATATGGCAGAAATTGATATAACAAAATTAGGGTATATTCAATTTCTTATAACTGTAAAGTTTTTAGATGAATTTCCTAAAACAGAAGAACTAAAAAGTGTATTGATTAATGATGTAAGAATTCAGCTAGCCTTTTTGACAAAAGGAGATTTTGATTTGATGATGTATGCTCTTGCAAAGAGTATAGAAGAAATAAGTTTTCTTTTAATCGAACTAAGAGAAAAATTTGATTATCGTGCAACTTGGAACGCTGCCCCTGTTTTTGAAGATTACGGATATATACCAATCCGAAACGAGTTTATAGATTATATTAAAAGTGAATTACTTTCAAGAGAGTACGCAGTTTTAAAAGAATTAAGGAAGAATGGAAAGATTGATTTCACAGAAATAGATAACATATATGGTTTTGATAAAGGTAGATCGCAATATTCATATTATAGGTTAAAAGAAAGAGGAGCTATAAAAAGAATTACAATATCAATGAATTATTTACCGATCAGGTATATTGCAGCTATATTTGAAGATATAGTAAACGGTAAACAATTTAAGATTAATAGAGAAAAAGTGTTAAGAGATATAGTCAGTAATACACCATTTCAGATTAATAAATATTTGTTAATCGATGACACAATTAACCCTAAAGGAATTCTTTTATATTTACCAATATTTAATGATGGTGATTTAGAGACCGCAATTGAAAACTTCGCATTGATGAATATTGGAACAATCAATAGAACGGTAATAATAACCTCATTACTTTTGGGTGAATTCTGTTTTAGAAGTTTTGATAACGTTTATTCGATACAAGAAGAAATACTAATAAAAGAATATAAATTAAATTACCCACCCAAAATAGATTACGAAGAAACAGGTAGGATAAAGAAAGAACGAAAGAAGTATAAAACTGATATAAGAGGATTAAAGCCTGAAAATTGA
- a CDS encoding isoleucine--tRNA ligase yields the protein MLDIKSREHEILGYWAEHRVDEKVRQKNSKGKKFYFLDGPPYVTGELGAHHIWVETIKDIVLRYKRYRGLHVHDRAGFDVHGLPIEVKVEKLLNVNSKSDIESRLGVEKFVMACKDYAKEQSKGAISTYLRFGSSLDFNSVYMPYENYYISKGWGIFKEISRKGLLYKDLTPLAYCPKDETVLSAQGPEVEYEDETDASIFVRFKVDVKRSRKAKIRLPDNTYLLVWTTTPWTLPSNVAIAVNPKELYVVMRSGATHYIMAKERLDAFVEQANINAVLNAEFYGSELEGIYFTSPLENEVPKQKELAEYHRVILSESFVNVKEGTGVLHVAPGHGPEDYKLGKQHRMPTFSPIDQHARYTEDAGTFKGLKVPGEANAAVLEKLRESKDLLLQGTVRHSYPHCWRCHSKLIYRATEQWFVSVQKMKKKMLRANSRIVWHPSAASEWFADAVESSPDWCVSRQRYWGAPIPIWVCDSCKEMEVLGSSTELKQRAGLEKELFDLHKPYVDKVTFSCRKCSGTMSRVPDIFDVWYDSGISHTASLTDAEFDRLFPADWITESRDQIRGWFSVLLRTSIAVYGRASFKRVNIGGMIKDELGQEMHRHLGNTISGNELLDIVSADGFRLWCSSHPRWLELKLKRDELTEADRNIMTLYNIAELVKEFAILSGNDTRKQRKPSLARMQKEERWIVSRLNTLIGYATANLDEYHVDDAVKEIREFVLEDFSRFYLKFAKQRAELAGKAELRRLSVVTAYVLRQTLILSSIIMPFACEYIYKELFSADNRSIFMEKWPRQSAALVDSDLESDFKVLKDASKAILYLREQRNSKLRWPVRESVIETNDDAAIASLERMSNLLGMYTNSKSIRIVKGTASSKEIRPIFNRLGPEFKGHAQAIADELRKQDAGIVEKSVEESGYYRLHTGEGAFDIKPEQFTIIERASKGSGITAKAGNAELYVDVDTEMSEELKEELVTREVIRRIQMMRKESGLTRLDRISVYASADATVSRVLERNMGTIKKIVKAKAVKINAGFPKDAPSMSVEVLGARISLAIAR from the coding sequence ATGCTGGACATAAAATCCAGGGAGCACGAGATACTCGGGTATTGGGCGGAGCACAGGGTAGATGAAAAAGTAAGGCAAAAAAACTCAAAGGGCAAAAAGTTCTACTTCCTCGACGGGCCCCCCTACGTGACCGGGGAGCTGGGTGCGCACCACATATGGGTCGAGACGATAAAGGATATTGTCCTTAGGTACAAGAGATACCGTGGCCTGCATGTGCACGACAGGGCGGGATTCGACGTGCATGGGCTTCCAATAGAGGTGAAGGTCGAAAAGCTCCTGAATGTGAACTCAAAATCCGACATAGAAAGCAGGCTCGGCGTCGAGAAGTTCGTGATGGCGTGCAAGGACTATGCAAAAGAGCAATCGAAGGGCGCGATATCCACATACCTGAGGTTCGGATCGTCGCTCGACTTCAACAGCGTCTACATGCCCTACGAGAATTACTACATCAGCAAGGGATGGGGGATATTCAAGGAGATTAGTAGGAAAGGGCTGCTGTACAAGGATCTTACTCCTTTGGCATACTGCCCGAAGGACGAAACTGTACTGTCAGCTCAAGGGCCGGAGGTGGAATACGAGGACGAGACCGATGCGTCAATATTCGTTAGGTTCAAGGTGGATGTCAAGAGGAGCAGGAAGGCGAAGATCAGGCTTCCCGACAACACGTACCTGCTTGTATGGACTACAACTCCATGGACATTGCCATCAAACGTCGCGATAGCTGTGAATCCCAAGGAATTATATGTCGTCATGAGGTCCGGGGCAACGCACTACATAATGGCAAAGGAGAGGCTTGATGCGTTTGTGGAGCAGGCGAACATCAATGCGGTGCTGAACGCTGAATTTTACGGCAGCGAGCTTGAGGGCATATACTTCACCAGCCCGCTGGAGAACGAGGTGCCAAAGCAGAAGGAGCTCGCGGAATACCACAGGGTGATACTGAGCGAGAGCTTCGTTAACGTCAAAGAAGGCACGGGCGTCCTCCATGTCGCGCCAGGCCACGGGCCTGAGGACTACAAGCTGGGGAAGCAACACCGCATGCCTACGTTCTCGCCAATAGACCAGCATGCGAGGTACACTGAAGACGCTGGCACATTCAAGGGGCTGAAGGTGCCTGGCGAGGCGAACGCCGCTGTGCTTGAAAAGCTGAGGGAAAGCAAGGACCTTCTCCTTCAGGGGACAGTGAGGCACAGCTATCCCCACTGCTGGAGGTGCCACAGCAAGCTGATATACCGCGCAACAGAGCAGTGGTTCGTTAGCGTGCAGAAGATGAAGAAGAAAATGCTAAGGGCAAACTCAAGGATAGTATGGCATCCAAGCGCCGCATCGGAATGGTTTGCCGACGCGGTAGAAAGCTCCCCCGACTGGTGCGTTTCGAGGCAGAGGTACTGGGGCGCCCCGATCCCGATATGGGTGTGCGATTCCTGCAAGGAAATGGAGGTGCTCGGCTCATCGACGGAGCTGAAGCAGCGCGCAGGGCTGGAAAAGGAGCTGTTCGACCTGCACAAGCCCTATGTCGACAAGGTCACCTTCAGCTGCAGGAAGTGCAGCGGAACCATGTCAAGGGTGCCTGATATATTCGACGTATGGTATGATTCGGGTATATCCCATACGGCAAGCCTTACTGACGCGGAATTCGACAGGCTGTTCCCAGCTGACTGGATAACCGAGAGCAGGGACCAGATAAGGGGGTGGTTCAGCGTGCTGCTCAGGACCAGCATAGCAGTATACGGCAGGGCGTCCTTCAAGCGAGTAAACATAGGCGGCATGATAAAGGACGAGCTGGGGCAGGAGATGCACAGGCACCTCGGCAACACAATATCGGGCAACGAGCTTCTGGACATAGTATCTGCCGACGGGTTCAGGCTCTGGTGCTCAAGCCATCCCAGGTGGCTGGAGCTCAAGCTCAAGAGGGACGAGCTGACCGAGGCCGACAGGAACATAATGACACTCTACAACATAGCGGAGCTGGTCAAGGAGTTCGCCATCCTTTCAGGCAACGACACTAGGAAGCAGAGGAAGCCCTCATTGGCCAGGATGCAAAAGGAGGAGCGATGGATAGTATCGAGGCTAAACACCCTAATAGGCTACGCAACAGCAAACCTCGATGAGTACCACGTCGACGATGCTGTGAAAGAGATAAGGGAATTCGTGCTGGAGGATTTCAGCAGGTTCTACCTCAAATTCGCCAAGCAGAGGGCAGAGCTTGCGGGGAAGGCGGAGCTCAGGAGGCTATCGGTAGTAACCGCATACGTGCTCAGGCAGACGCTCATACTTTCATCCATAATAATGCCGTTCGCGTGCGAATACATATACAAAGAGCTGTTCAGCGCAGATAACAGGAGCATATTCATGGAAAAATGGCCGAGGCAGTCCGCGGCGCTAGTGGACAGCGACCTGGAATCCGACTTCAAGGTCCTGAAGGACGCATCCAAGGCAATACTCTACCTGAGGGAGCAGCGGAACTCGAAGCTCAGGTGGCCGGTAAGGGAATCTGTAATAGAGACGAACGACGATGCGGCTATAGCGTCGCTTGAGAGGATGTCCAACCTTCTGGGCATGTACACCAACTCCAAATCCATAAGGATAGTCAAGGGCACCGCATCCTCCAAGGAGATAAGGCCCATATTCAACAGGCTGGGCCCTGAGTTCAAGGGGCATGCGCAGGCGATAGCTGATGAGCTGAGGAAGCAGGACGCAGGCATCGTCGAGAAGTCAGTCGAGGAGAGCGGCTACTACAGGCTGCACACCGGCGAGGGCGCATTCGACATAAAGCCGGAGCAGTTTACAATAATAGAGCGCGCCTCAAAGGGAAGCGGGATAACTGCAAAGGCCGGCAACGCCGAGCTGTACGTGGATGTCGATACGGAAATGTCCGAGGAGCTGAAGGAGGAGCTTGTAACGCGCGAGGTGATAAGGAGGATACAGATGATGAGGAAGGAGAGCGGCCTCACCAGGCTTGACAGAATAAGCGTATACGCGAGCGCCGATGCAACAGTGAGCAGGGTGCTTGAGAGGAACATGGGCACCATCAAAAAGATAGTCAAGGCAAAAGCCGTAAAAATAAACGCCGGATTCCCGAAAGACGCACCAAGCATGTCGGTGGAGGTGCTCGGGGCAAGGATAAGCCTTGCAATAGCAAGGTGA
- a CDS encoding type II toxin-antitoxin system RelE/ParE family toxin, with amino-acid sequence MEIEQAREFEKDVKKVTAKTKQRIDDIAKLLASSTKLGDQLHHMKDVYSIRIENRRLVYQILEKEDKIILLLFKSREEVYEYLRGY; translated from the coding sequence ATGGAAATAGAGCAAGCTAGAGAATTTGAGAAAGATGTCAAAAAGGTCACTGCAAAAACCAAGCAAAGAATAGATGACATAGCAAAACTGCTGGCAAGCTCAACAAAGTTAGGAGATCAGTTACATCATATGAAAGATGTTTATTCAATAAGAATAGAAAACAGGCGATTAGTTTATCAAATCTTAGAGAAAGAGGATAAAATAATACTCTTGTTGTTTAAAAGCAGGGAAGAGGTTTATGAATACCTGAGAGGTTATTGA
- the gatE gene encoding Glu-tRNA(Gln) amidotransferase subunit GatE encodes MAKSNQAKETGNAEDRYRRMGFMCGLEIHQRLATSRKLFCSCSTNILDKSTKPEASVSRSQRAVAGELGSIDVSAEFEQGKNRSFTYNIFEYNTCLVDVDEEPPHMMNADALSIALSVASSMGMKLIDELQPMRKGVVDGSDPSAFQRTVMIGIEGSIKVDGLKINIPSMFLEEESSGIVSSSSSSVIYNTDRLGIPLLEIDTDPSIPNPKTAKEVALYIGTLLRLTGSVQRGIGSIRQDVNMSIKEGARVEIKGMQELGSIDSFLENEIKRQENLITIKEKLTNAKASVGKPVEVTDIFGDTEVEVIKHNLKDGKVFALALKGFRGLLGMEINPKRRLGTEISDYSKMAGVHGIIHSDEDLSKYGFGSGETNALRKRLGISENDSFIIVAGKGNSAARAAELAKWRADYAMKGVPKETRVAHDNENYTSRFLRPLPTGSRMYPETDVKPIFVTSELRKIAAENAPDVDKEQSYIRSVVKNPSIAEQLILSPRLQLFKDIVGKSNADPEFVANVLIQKLIELRRQGVEVDNVSDESMVHIFDLYVKEKLTKQAVDEAIKIAAKDSKEIDDKLKKAYLIRIKGRDLEKLVEKERKGNAGASIGDMRNRIMARHRLNIDGGELNRLLQKDK; translated from the coding sequence ATGGCCAAATCAAATCAGGCAAAGGAAACAGGCAATGCGGAAGACCGCTACAGGAGAATGGGCTTCATGTGCGGCCTTGAGATACACCAAAGGCTTGCCACTTCGAGGAAGCTCTTCTGCTCCTGCAGCACCAACATATTGGATAAATCGACAAAGCCGGAGGCATCCGTTTCAAGGTCCCAGAGGGCTGTGGCAGGCGAACTCGGCTCGATAGACGTATCTGCTGAATTCGAGCAGGGCAAGAACAGGAGCTTCACCTACAACATATTCGAGTACAACACATGCCTTGTAGACGTGGATGAGGAGCCGCCGCACATGATGAATGCGGATGCATTAAGCATAGCGCTTTCAGTTGCATCTTCAATGGGCATGAAGCTCATAGACGAATTGCAGCCGATGAGGAAGGGGGTTGTGGACGGGAGCGATCCCAGCGCCTTCCAAAGGACCGTGATGATAGGGATAGAAGGCAGCATAAAAGTTGATGGCCTGAAAATAAACATACCGTCGATGTTCCTCGAGGAGGAATCGAGCGGCATAGTGTCAAGCTCAAGCTCATCGGTAATATACAACACGGACAGGCTCGGCATACCTTTGTTAGAGATAGATACAGATCCCAGCATACCAAATCCAAAGACGGCAAAGGAGGTAGCGCTATACATAGGCACACTGCTCAGGCTCACAGGATCCGTTCAAAGGGGCATAGGCTCCATAAGGCAGGACGTCAACATGTCGATAAAAGAGGGCGCGAGAGTGGAGATAAAGGGAATGCAGGAATTGGGATCGATAGACAGCTTCCTTGAGAACGAGATAAAAAGGCAGGAGAACCTGATAACAATAAAAGAAAAACTCACCAATGCAAAGGCGAGCGTGGGCAAGCCTGTCGAAGTAACCGACATATTCGGCGATACGGAAGTCGAAGTCATAAAACACAACCTCAAGGACGGAAAGGTATTCGCGCTTGCACTCAAGGGATTCAGGGGTTTATTGGGAATGGAGATAAATCCGAAAAGGAGGCTTGGCACCGAGATAAGCGATTATTCGAAGATGGCTGGCGTTCACGGAATAATACACAGCGACGAGGATTTGAGTAAATACGGGTTCGGCAGTGGCGAGACAAACGCGCTTAGGAAGCGCCTCGGCATTTCGGAAAACGACTCGTTCATAATCGTGGCAGGAAAGGGCAACAGCGCGGCGAGGGCGGCAGAGCTCGCAAAGTGGAGGGCCGATTACGCCATGAAAGGCGTTCCCAAGGAAACAAGGGTGGCACATGACAACGAGAATTATACATCAAGGTTCCTTAGGCCGCTTCCGACAGGATCGAGGATGTATCCGGAAACGGACGTAAAGCCCATATTCGTCACAAGCGAACTCAGGAAAATCGCAGCTGAAAACGCGCCGGATGTGGATAAGGAGCAATCTTACATCAGATCCGTTGTCAAGAATCCGAGTATTGCCGAGCAGCTCATACTATCGCCGCGATTGCAATTGTTCAAGGACATAGTCGGCAAGAGCAATGCGGATCCGGAGTTCGTTGCGAATGTTCTCATACAGAAGCTTATTGAGCTCAGAAGGCAGGGCGTTGAAGTCGACAATGTGAGCGACGAATCAATGGTGCACATATTCGATTTGTACGTGAAAGAAAAGCTCACAAAGCAGGCAGTAGACGAAGCTATAAAGATAGCCGCGAAGGACAGCAAAGAGATTGATGACAAGCTTAAGAAGGCATACCTAATCAGAATAAAGGGAAGGGATTTGGAAAAGCTTGTGGAAAAGGAAAGGAAAGGAAATGCAGGCGCAAGCATAGGCGACATGCGCAACAGGATAATGGCCAGGCACAGGCTGAATATAGACGGCGGCGAGCTGAACAGGCTGTTGCAAAAAGACAAATAA
- a CDS encoding tRNA (N(6)-L-threonylcarbamoyladenosine(37)-C(2))-methylthiotransferase, whose translation MMKAYVKTYGCTLNQADSRIISSVLEKSGVELVGSEAAADVVVVNTCTVKSATSQKILYKLNRLSGSGKRLVVTGCMAGANQNLIEKYAPDASIVTTPNIGSIGSVAANGSKAILNSYSRNDRLMLYEPSNSVIAMIGISDGCLSACSFCETKFARGRLNSFSEKLILKAIENSSNMGAKEIQLTSQDMGAYGMDRGTSIAELMGRISDMDGDFKVRVGMLNPEHLHRHFDAFADALKGSKFYKFVHIPIESGSNGVLKDMKRSYTVEEFDNYVKELRSRIPGITIETDVIAGFPTETESRFGETLSFVKRTKPDVTNMSRFGARPHALASKMVQNTRETINSRSNRLSRVVRSVQHELNDRFIGKKLDVIITERNDKSFNGRNESYKQIVIAKDENEMQMGSMHNVLINSASANVLYATGV comes from the coding sequence ATGATGAAGGCTTACGTGAAGACCTATGGCTGCACGCTGAACCAGGCAGACAGCAGGATAATATCCTCGGTGCTTGAAAAAAGCGGTGTTGAGCTTGTGGGCAGCGAGGCCGCGGCGGACGTTGTTGTAGTAAACACATGCACGGTTAAGAGCGCCACCTCGCAGAAGATACTCTACAAGCTCAACAGGCTCAGCGGCTCGGGGAAGCGCTTAGTCGTGACAGGATGCATGGCCGGCGCAAACCAAAATCTCATAGAGAAATACGCCCCAGATGCAAGCATAGTGACCACGCCGAACATAGGGAGCATAGGCTCGGTAGCTGCAAACGGCTCGAAGGCAATACTCAACTCGTATAGCAGGAACGACAGGCTAATGCTCTATGAACCTTCTAACAGCGTGATTGCGATGATAGGCATAAGTGATGGCTGCCTTAGCGCATGCTCCTTCTGCGAGACCAAGTTCGCAAGGGGGCGCCTGAACAGCTTTTCCGAAAAGCTGATACTCAAGGCAATAGAGAACAGCTCGAATATGGGAGCCAAGGAGATACAGCTCACATCGCAGGACATGGGCGCATACGGAATGGACAGAGGAACCAGCATAGCGGAGCTTATGGGAAGGATTTCCGACATGGATGGCGATTTCAAAGTAAGAGTAGGCATGCTGAACCCCGAGCATCTGCACAGGCACTTCGACGCGTTTGCCGATGCGCTTAAAGGAAGCAAGTTCTACAAGTTCGTGCACATACCCATAGAATCAGGGAGCAACGGCGTGCTCAAGGACATGAAACGATCTTATACGGTAGAGGAATTCGACAATTACGTGAAGGAGCTAAGAAGCAGGATACCAGGCATAACCATAGAAACGGACGTAATAGCTGGATTTCCCACAGAAACAGAGAGCAGGTTCGGGGAAACGTTATCCTTCGTTAAGAGGACAAAACCAGATGTTACCAACATGTCAAGATTCGGCGCAAGGCCGCATGCATTGGCATCGAAAATGGTCCAGAACACGCGCGAGACGATAAACAGCAGAAGCAACAGGCTGTCGCGCGTAGTGAGATCTGTGCAGCACGAGCTAAACGATAGGTTTATAGGCAAAAAACTTGATGTAATAATAACGGAGCGCAACGATAAATCGTTCAACGGCAGGAACGAAAGCTACAAGCAGATCGTAATCGCAAAGGATGAAAATGAAATGCAGATGGGCTCCATGCACAATGTGCTTATAAATTCTGCATCTGCAAATGTGTTGTATGCAACGGGTGTGTGA
- the gatD gene encoding Glu-tRNA(Gln) amidotransferase subunit GatD, with protein METGDRISVSSDNLDVEGELMPSTEAGSPDSIIVKLDNGYNIGIDYSKGAKIKRIGAGTKLVFPKRDVSVRKGLPKVTLIYTGGTIGSKIDYKTGGVHMLIEPSELLYEVPELSDIANVEVKHLFSIASEDMSYLEWQAMAKEVEKALNGGSRGVVVTMGTDTMHYTASALAFMLHDLNAPVVVTGAQRSSDRGSSDAFFNLASAVQIAAKSDIAEVGICMHATSSDNKCAFIRGTRARKMHTSRRDAFRSMNDRPLAYVSKDLGIEYNNTYNKMVDKRIKVSAELKFESKVALIKSYPNSDPEIIDFYVGKGYKGIIIEGTGLGHVPASTVHEKLLWLGHIKNAIGKGVIVGMTSQCLYGRVNANVYTNLRLISRLGVVYCEDMLPEVALVKLGWLLGNFDKNEAKQLLDRDLKMELKKRSRFDEFLI; from the coding sequence ATAGAAACCGGCGACAGGATATCCGTCAGCTCCGACAATTTGGATGTGGAAGGTGAGCTCATGCCCAGCACGGAGGCAGGCAGCCCCGATTCGATAATAGTGAAGCTGGACAACGGCTACAACATAGGGATAGACTACTCGAAAGGCGCTAAGATAAAGAGGATTGGCGCTGGAACGAAGCTCGTATTTCCCAAAAGGGATGTGAGCGTCAGGAAGGGCCTTCCGAAGGTCACGCTGATTTACACCGGAGGGACCATAGGCAGCAAGATAGACTACAAGACCGGAGGCGTCCATATGCTAATAGAGCCGTCCGAACTGCTCTACGAAGTCCCTGAATTGTCAGACATAGCCAACGTCGAAGTGAAGCACCTTTTCAGCATAGCAAGCGAGGACATGTCTTACCTGGAATGGCAGGCAATGGCAAAGGAAGTTGAAAAGGCGCTGAACGGCGGCTCACGCGGCGTTGTAGTTACTATGGGAACGGATACGATGCATTACACAGCATCTGCCTTGGCGTTCATGCTGCACGACCTCAATGCACCGGTCGTTGTGACCGGAGCGCAGAGAAGCAGCGACAGGGGCTCGAGCGACGCGTTCTTCAACCTGGCAAGCGCTGTTCAGATAGCCGCGAAGTCTGACATAGCTGAGGTTGGCATATGCATGCATGCTACGAGTTCCGACAACAAATGCGCCTTCATACGCGGAACCAGGGCAAGGAAGATGCATACGTCAAGAAGGGATGCGTTCAGGTCCATGAACGACAGGCCGTTAGCTTACGTGAGCAAGGATCTGGGGATAGAGTACAACAACACTTACAACAAAATGGTGGACAAGCGCATAAAGGTAAGCGCCGAATTGAAGTTCGAAAGCAAGGTAGCGCTCATAAAGAGCTACCCGAATTCCGACCCGGAAATAATAGACTTCTACGTTGGCAAGGGATACAAGGGCATCATAATAGAGGGCACGGGCTTGGGACATGTTCCTGCATCTACCGTGCACGAGAAGCTACTCTGGCTTGGCCACATAAAGAATGCCATAGGAAAGGGCGTCATAGTGGGAATGACGTCGCAGTGCCTTTACGGGCGGGTCAACGCGAACGTTTACACGAATTTGAGGCTGATCAGCAGATTGGGTGTCGTGTATTGCGAGGACATGCTCCCCGAAGTTGCATTGGTGAAGCTGGGCTGGCTCCTTGGCAATTTCGACAAGAATGAGGCAAAGCAACTGCTTGACAGGGATCTGAAAATGGAGCTCAAGAAAAGGAGCAGGTTCGATGAATTCTTGATATGA